From a region of the Anaeromyxobacter sp. genome:
- a CDS encoding CoA activase, translating into MARYIGIDVGAEAIKVVELRREGGALEWVRRTVLEHHKEPGQTLKGVLAGWGWDQVDGAAVTGRLGRQVALMRVPAKQAQAAGYRFQHGAAPATIVSIGSHGFSVLELREGAVEVFRENSRCAQGTGNFLRQLVERFDLTVEQAADLAAGVAEPAPLSGRCPVILKTDMTHLANKGEGKDRILAGLLDAIAENVQVLVKPRVCPDRLLLAGGVSRSVRVRQHFSTFAERQGMTFVDQPGDDALYLDALGCAVAASEHGFKRPALEDLIEPPLESDLERLPALGAALPKVRRMPVAPAREWEGPRDVILGFDIGSTGSKAVALDLEWKEPLWEGYLRTNGDPVSAAQALMRQFLEGPAGLHRVRGFGATGSGREIVGSLLSTCYGCDSVYVLNEIAAHATGALRLEPRVDTIFEIGGQDAKYIRLAEGRVVDAAMNEACSAGTGSFIEEQGKRFSGIENIVQLGAEALGASEGVALGQHCSIFMAEIIDEAVAGGVPRERIVAGIYDSVIANYLNRVKGSRSVGQVILCQGMPFASDALAAAVARQTGAEVIVPPKPGLMGAIGIALLAAEDLPVATAAPADGRTFLTARIDRKDSFVCTSTKGCGGAGNKCRIDRLTTVVAGETQRFTWGGNCSLYDRGTRKKKLPDLAPDPFRERTALVHQLIAEVSGRRGGKLVAITDEFQLKGLFPFYATFLHRMGLDLAVSTGADRKALKRGIEEGNVPFCAPMQQYHGLVAAMADQKPDWLFLPMLREIPRVAQERTSQVCPIVQAAPDMLRWDLGEAAGATVLSPVVDMGPGFLDSPAFLQGCAWLAEKLGVSSWREAWTAARAAQARFDEQVLAQGQRALDFCREQGVTPVVVLGRSYTIHNDVLNSNVPSILREQGAIAIPVDALPVPDDAPIFDDMFWGYSQRILRAAWHIRRTPGLYSIFCSNYSCGPDSFTVHSFTWLMEGRPLAIIETDGHAGDAGTKTRVEAFLHCVREDQRATRAGVAPDPAGLQVAPQTIRDIAAAKHRVLIPPMGPEAEALAAALRGLKVPAEVMAQPTRDTLRIGRRHTSGKECLPLTVTLGSVLERIEQQKDSPEKFVFFMPGSDGPCRFGAYRQLHKIILDRLGWGDRVSIWSPPFGDYFQGLQPGFASIAYVGFCAFGALSEALHDVRPVETRTGAAEEIHAAATRRVSQLIEQAAAGDLSGARVLLEATTGRLWGIPAAVKEAARELASVKSRREVPNVLVVGEIYVRCDPFSNDFITRQLERRGLRARTEPVSEFIQYSDYIAWKRGWKKGLGDRIDKFVRDRIAGVVHHAVAEPLGLPDAPSIEEAVDAGSPYVRDQVEVETLLTIGVPVRAWRRKEIDAVVSVGPLECMPNKIAEAQFCHVQEQEGLLSLTLSLNGDPVDPETLDNFAFEVHQRFRRARQAGPQPEAAVPDAALAPAPAEG; encoded by the coding sequence ATGGCGCGCTACATCGGCATCGACGTCGGGGCAGAGGCTATCAAGGTGGTCGAGCTCCGGCGGGAGGGCGGCGCCCTCGAGTGGGTCCGTCGCACCGTCCTGGAGCACCACAAGGAGCCCGGGCAGACCCTGAAGGGCGTGCTGGCCGGCTGGGGCTGGGACCAGGTGGACGGCGCGGCCGTGACCGGCCGCCTCGGGCGCCAGGTGGCGCTGATGCGCGTGCCGGCCAAGCAGGCCCAGGCCGCCGGCTACCGGTTCCAGCACGGCGCCGCCCCGGCCACCATCGTCTCCATCGGCAGCCACGGGTTCTCGGTGCTCGAGCTGCGCGAGGGGGCCGTCGAGGTCTTCCGCGAGAACTCCCGCTGCGCCCAGGGCACCGGCAACTTCCTGCGCCAGCTGGTGGAGCGCTTCGACCTGACCGTGGAGCAGGCCGCCGACCTGGCCGCCGGCGTGGCCGAGCCGGCGCCCCTCTCCGGCCGCTGCCCGGTCATCCTCAAGACCGACATGACCCACCTCGCCAACAAGGGCGAGGGCAAGGACCGCATCCTGGCCGGCCTGCTCGACGCCATCGCCGAGAACGTGCAGGTGCTGGTGAAGCCGCGGGTCTGCCCGGACCGGCTGCTGCTGGCGGGCGGGGTCTCCCGCTCGGTGCGGGTGCGCCAGCACTTCAGCACCTTCGCCGAGCGCCAGGGCATGACCTTCGTGGACCAGCCGGGCGACGACGCGCTCTACCTCGACGCGCTGGGCTGCGCCGTGGCCGCCTCGGAGCACGGCTTCAAGCGGCCGGCCCTGGAGGACCTGATCGAGCCCCCGCTCGAGAGCGACCTGGAGCGGCTGCCGGCGCTGGGCGCGGCGCTGCCCAAGGTGCGGCGCATGCCGGTCGCCCCGGCCCGCGAGTGGGAGGGGCCGCGCGACGTCATCCTGGGCTTCGACATCGGCTCCACCGGCTCCAAGGCGGTGGCGCTGGACCTCGAGTGGAAGGAGCCGCTCTGGGAGGGCTACCTGCGCACCAACGGCGACCCCGTCAGCGCCGCCCAGGCGCTGATGCGCCAGTTCCTGGAGGGGCCGGCCGGCCTGCACCGGGTGCGCGGCTTCGGCGCCACCGGCTCGGGGCGCGAGATCGTGGGCTCGCTCCTCTCCACCTGCTACGGCTGCGACTCGGTCTACGTGCTCAACGAGATCGCGGCCCACGCCACCGGCGCGCTCCGCCTCGAGCCGCGCGTCGACACCATCTTCGAGATCGGCGGGCAGGACGCCAAGTACATCCGCCTGGCCGAGGGCCGGGTGGTGGACGCCGCCATGAACGAGGCCTGCTCGGCCGGCACCGGCTCCTTCATCGAGGAGCAGGGCAAGCGCTTCAGCGGCATCGAGAACATCGTGCAGCTCGGCGCCGAGGCGCTGGGCGCCAGCGAGGGCGTGGCCCTGGGGCAGCACTGCTCCATCTTCATGGCGGAGATCATCGACGAGGCGGTGGCCGGGGGCGTGCCCCGCGAGCGCATCGTGGCCGGAATCTACGACTCGGTCATCGCCAACTACCTGAACCGGGTGAAGGGGAGCCGCTCGGTGGGCCAGGTCATCCTGTGCCAGGGCATGCCCTTCGCCTCCGACGCGCTGGCGGCGGCGGTGGCGCGCCAGACCGGGGCCGAGGTCATCGTGCCGCCCAAGCCCGGCCTGATGGGCGCCATCGGCATCGCCCTGCTGGCGGCCGAGGACCTGCCGGTGGCCACCGCGGCCCCTGCCGACGGCCGCACCTTCCTGACCGCCCGCATCGACCGGAAGGACAGCTTCGTCTGCACCTCCACCAAGGGCTGCGGCGGCGCCGGCAACAAGTGCCGTATCGACCGGCTCACCACGGTGGTGGCGGGCGAGACGCAGCGCTTCACCTGGGGCGGCAACTGCTCGCTCTACGACCGCGGCACCCGCAAGAAGAAGCTGCCCGACCTGGCGCCCGACCCGTTCCGCGAGCGGACCGCCCTGGTGCACCAGCTCATCGCCGAGGTGAGCGGGCGGCGCGGCGGGAAGCTGGTGGCCATCACCGACGAGTTCCAGCTCAAGGGGCTCTTCCCCTTCTACGCCACCTTCCTGCACCGCATGGGGCTGGACCTGGCGGTCTCCACCGGCGCGGACCGCAAGGCCTTGAAGCGCGGCATCGAGGAGGGCAACGTGCCCTTCTGCGCGCCCATGCAGCAGTACCACGGGCTGGTGGCCGCCATGGCCGACCAGAAGCCGGACTGGCTCTTCCTGCCCATGCTGCGCGAGATCCCCCGGGTCGCCCAGGAGCGCACCTCGCAGGTCTGCCCCATCGTGCAGGCGGCGCCGGACATGCTGCGCTGGGACCTGGGCGAGGCGGCCGGGGCCACGGTGCTCTCGCCGGTGGTGGACATGGGCCCGGGCTTCCTCGACTCGCCGGCCTTCCTGCAGGGCTGCGCCTGGCTGGCGGAGAAGCTCGGGGTGAGCAGCTGGCGCGAGGCCTGGACCGCGGCCCGCGCCGCGCAGGCCCGCTTCGACGAGCAGGTGCTGGCCCAGGGCCAGCGCGCCCTCGACTTCTGCCGCGAGCAGGGCGTCACGCCGGTGGTGGTGCTGGGGCGCAGCTACACCATCCACAACGACGTCCTCAACTCCAACGTGCCCTCCATCCTGCGCGAGCAGGGGGCCATCGCCATCCCGGTGGACGCCCTGCCGGTGCCCGACGACGCGCCCATCTTCGACGACATGTTCTGGGGCTACAGCCAGCGCATCCTGCGGGCCGCCTGGCACATCCGGCGCACCCCCGGCCTGTACAGCATCTTCTGCTCCAACTACTCCTGCGGCCCGGACAGCTTCACCGTCCACAGCTTCACCTGGCTGATGGAGGGGCGGCCGCTGGCCATCATCGAGACCGACGGCCACGCCGGGGACGCCGGCACCAAGACCCGGGTGGAGGCCTTCCTGCACTGCGTGCGCGAGGATCAGCGCGCCACCCGGGCCGGCGTCGCGCCGGATCCGGCCGGGCTGCAGGTGGCCCCGCAGACCATCCGCGACATCGCCGCCGCCAAGCACCGGGTCCTCATCCCACCCATGGGGCCGGAGGCCGAGGCCCTGGCCGCGGCGCTGCGGGGCCTGAAGGTGCCCGCCGAGGTCATGGCCCAGCCCACCCGCGACACCCTGCGCATCGGGCGCCGCCACACCTCGGGCAAGGAGTGCCTGCCCCTGACGGTGACCCTGGGCAGCGTGCTGGAGCGCATCGAGCAGCAGAAGGACTCGCCCGAGAAGTTCGTCTTCTTCATGCCCGGCTCGGACGGCCCCTGCCGCTTCGGCGCCTACCGCCAGCTGCACAAGATCATCCTGGACCGGCTCGGCTGGGGCGACCGGGTCTCCATCTGGTCGCCGCCCTTCGGCGACTACTTCCAGGGGCTGCAGCCGGGCTTCGCCTCCATCGCCTACGTGGGCTTCTGCGCCTTCGGGGCCCTCTCCGAGGCCCTGCACGACGTGCGCCCGGTGGAGACCCGCACCGGCGCGGCCGAGGAGATCCACGCCGCCGCCACCCGGCGCGTCTCGCAGCTCATCGAGCAGGCCGCCGCCGGCGACCTCTCGGGCGCCCGGGTGCTGCTGGAGGCCACCACCGGGCGGCTCTGGGGCATCCCGGCGGCCGTCAAGGAGGCGGCCCGCGAGCTGGCCAGCGTGAAGTCGCGGCGCGAGGTGCCCAACGTGCTGGTGGTGGGCGAGATCTACGTGCGCTGCGACCCGTTCTCCAACGACTTCATCACCCGCCAGCTGGAGCGGCGCGGCCTGCGGGCCCGCACCGAGCCGGTCTCCGAGTTCATCCAGTACTCCGACTACATCGCCTGGAAGCGGGGCTGGAAGAAGGGGCTGGGCGACCGCATCGACAAGTTCGTGCGCGACCGCATCGCCGGGGTGGTCCACCACGCCGTGGCCGAGCCGCTCGGCCTGCCCGACGCCCCCTCCATCGAGGAGGCGGTGGACGCCGGCTCCCCGTACGTGCGCGACCAGGTCGAGGTGGAGACCCTGCTCACCATCGGCGTGCCGGTGCGGGCCTGGCGCCGCAAGGAGATCGACGCGGTGGTCAGCGTGGGGCCGCTGGAGTGCATGCCCAACAAGATCGCCGAGGCGCAGTTCTGCCACGTGCAGGAGCAGGAGGGGCTGCTCTCCCTGACCCTCTCGCTCAACGGCGACCCGGTGGACCCGGAGACCCTGGACAACTTCGCCTTCGAGGTGCACCAGCGCTTCCGCCGGGCCCGGCAGGCCGGGCCCCAGCCCGAGGCCGCGGTGCCGGACGCCGCGCTGGCGCCGGCCCCCGCCGAGGGCTGA
- a CDS encoding hemerythrin domain-containing protein yields the protein MTVLPRPADRHADEEPFDVHHQLQGAMIDAYEAALLDGASQGLAADTLGHLVDFTAVHCLEEERFMLAQGYPGLDGHRAAHAALLTQLRELEIEARGADQQLALGAVPGLRGWLLDHVEGPDRALSAWREGQRLQP from the coding sequence ATGACCGTGTTGCCCCGGCCCGCCGACCGGCACGCCGACGAGGAGCCGTTCGACGTCCATCACCAGCTGCAGGGCGCCATGATCGACGCCTACGAGGCCGCCCTGCTGGACGGCGCCAGCCAGGGCCTGGCGGCCGACACCCTGGGCCACCTGGTGGACTTCACCGCCGTGCACTGCCTGGAGGAGGAGCGCTTCATGCTGGCGCAGGGCTACCCGGGGCTCGACGGACACCGGGCCGCCCACGCCGCCCTGCTGACGCAGCTGCGGGAGCTGGAGATCGAGGCGCGCGGGGCCGACCAGCAGCTGGCGCTGGGGGCGGTGCCCGGGCTGCGGGGCTGGCTGCTGGACCACGTGGAGGGGCCAGACCGGGCCCTCTCGGCGTGGCGCGAGGGTCAGCGCCTCCAGCCCTGA
- a CDS encoding alkaline phosphatase family protein: MRARRVRYHPPVTVLFVFVDGVGAGAPDPALNPLARGDFLLSRFLDGSGAPLPGGGRAGLLDARLGVEGRPQSATGQATILTGENAPALLGRHLLGFPNPALRELLGRRSLYRRLAAGGRRFTFANAYPVAYLQALGFEAPGEPEFTLRRRARPSATTVAYAAGGGAFRTFADARAGRGLTHDLTGRRAGELGLDLPRRTPEEAAALLLAMAAGHDLAAFEFFETDEAGHARSMAAALDALGRLDAFLRALVAGLGPADSLVVTSDHGNLEDLSTRNHTLAPVPLLCFGPAAARVGQVRDLTGVAPLLLGLAGLASPGGEG; this comes from the coding sequence GTGCGGGCCAGGCGGGTCCGCTATCATCCCCCGGTGACGGTCCTCTTCGTCTTCGTGGACGGCGTCGGCGCCGGCGCGCCCGACCCGGCGCTGAACCCGCTGGCGCGCGGCGACTTCCTCCTGTCCCGCTTCCTGGACGGGAGCGGCGCCCCGCTGCCGGGTGGCGGTCGGGCCGGCCTGCTCGACGCGCGGCTCGGGGTGGAGGGCCGGCCGCAGTCGGCCACCGGCCAGGCCACCATCCTCACCGGCGAGAACGCCCCGGCGCTGCTGGGGCGGCACCTGCTCGGCTTCCCCAACCCCGCGCTCAGGGAGCTCCTGGGCCGCCGCTCGCTCTACCGGCGGCTGGCCGCGGGCGGGCGCCGCTTCACCTTCGCCAACGCCTACCCGGTGGCCTACCTGCAGGCCCTGGGCTTCGAGGCGCCCGGCGAGCCGGAGTTCACGCTGCGCCGGCGCGCCCGTCCCTCCGCCACCACGGTGGCCTACGCCGCCGGCGGCGGCGCCTTCCGCACCTTCGCCGACGCGCGGGCCGGCCGTGGGCTGACCCACGACCTGACCGGCCGCCGCGCCGGGGAGCTGGGCCTCGACCTGCCGCGCCGCACGCCGGAGGAGGCGGCCGCGCTCCTGCTGGCCATGGCGGCCGGCCACGACCTGGCCGCCTTCGAGTTCTTCGAGACCGACGAGGCCGGCCACGCCCGCTCCATGGCGGCGGCGCTGGACGCGCTGGGGCGGCTCGACGCCTTCCTGCGGGCGCTGGTGGCCGGCCTGGGGCCGGCCGACTCGCTGGTGGTGACCAGCGACCACGGCAACCTGGAGGACCTCTCCACCCGCAACCACACCCTGGCGCCCGTGCCGCTGCTCTGCTTCGGCCCGGCGGCGGCGCGGGTCGGGCAGGTGCGCGACCTCACCGGCGTGGCGCCGCTCCTGCTGGGGCTGGCGGGGCTTGCGTCCCCCGGTGGGGAGGGGTAG
- a CDS encoding (2Fe-2S)-binding protein, translated as MPRLDDPRFAPDCTIHVDGVAVPARAGEPIAAALLAAGRPLLARSHKYHRPRGPFCLAGSCQACLVRVDGQPSVRACRTPCRDGLEIATQHAFPTAAHDLLGAIDLATPFGLDHHHLGTWSRTADRLVVAFSRRLAGLGKLPEGVPATPRTPAAEAVDALVVGAGPAGLAAAEALARGGRRVLLADGEAVAGGRLRCRYDLEDDLELAWAAGLVIGLGDAGCEVALGASVLGLWRDGGAVVALLSEDGPVPRLRLVRPGAVVLCAGGTAVPPRLEDGDRPGVLWGRGLAVALAEHGTVPGRQAAVLGQGAEAEALAACLAAAGMAVASVGAAARVLGRGRVSGLRLDEHRTLACDTVAVVAPPAPATDLARLLGAEARFDEGCGAFALVVDEAGRTGVPGLFAAGEVTGAMGALRAAEQGRRAGEAARG; from the coding sequence ATGCCCCGCCTCGACGACCCACGCTTCGCCCCGGACTGCACCATCCACGTGGACGGCGTGGCGGTGCCGGCCCGGGCGGGTGAGCCCATCGCCGCGGCGCTGCTGGCGGCCGGCCGGCCGCTGCTGGCCCGCAGCCACAAGTACCACCGGCCGCGCGGCCCCTTCTGCCTGGCCGGCTCCTGCCAGGCCTGCCTGGTCCGGGTGGACGGCCAGCCCAGCGTCCGGGCCTGCCGCACGCCCTGCCGCGACGGCCTGGAGATCGCCACGCAGCACGCCTTCCCCACGGCCGCCCACGACCTGCTCGGCGCCATCGACCTGGCCACCCCCTTCGGCCTCGACCACCACCACCTGGGCACCTGGAGCCGCACCGCCGACCGGCTGGTGGTGGCCTTCTCCCGCCGGCTGGCCGGCCTGGGGAAGCTCCCGGAGGGCGTCCCGGCGACGCCGCGCACCCCCGCGGCGGAGGCGGTCGACGCGCTGGTGGTCGGGGCCGGTCCAGCCGGGCTGGCCGCCGCCGAGGCGCTCGCCCGGGGCGGGCGCCGCGTCCTCCTGGCCGACGGCGAGGCCGTGGCCGGGGGCCGGCTGCGCTGCCGCTACGACCTCGAGGACGACCTCGAGCTGGCCTGGGCCGCCGGCCTGGTGATCGGCCTGGGCGACGCGGGGTGCGAGGTGGCGCTGGGCGCCAGCGTGCTCGGCCTGTGGCGCGACGGCGGCGCGGTGGTGGCGCTGCTGTCCGAGGACGGGCCCGTCCCCCGCCTGCGCCTGGTGCGCCCCGGCGCGGTGGTGCTGTGCGCCGGCGGCACCGCCGTGCCGCCGCGCCTGGAGGACGGCGACCGGCCCGGGGTGCTGTGGGGGCGCGGCCTGGCGGTGGCGCTCGCGGAGCACGGCACCGTGCCGGGCCGGCAGGCCGCGGTGCTGGGCCAGGGCGCCGAGGCCGAGGCGCTGGCCGCCTGCCTGGCGGCCGCGGGCATGGCGGTGGCCAGCGTCGGGGCGGCCGCCCGGGTGCTGGGGCGTGGCCGGGTCTCGGGCCTGCGGCTCGACGAGCACCGCACCCTCGCCTGCGACACGGTGGCGGTGGTGGCGCCGCCGGCGCCGGCCACCGACCTGGCCCGGCTGCTCGGCGCCGAGGCCCGCTTCGACGAGGGGTGCGGCGCCTTCGCCCTGGTGGTGGACGAGGCCGGCCGCACCGGGGTGCCCGGCCTGTTCGCCGCCGGTGAGGTGACCGGCGCCATGGGAGCGCTGCGCGCCGCCGAGCAGGGCCGGCGCGCCGGGGAGGCGGCCCGTGGGTAA
- a CDS encoding FAD-dependent oxidoreductase has product MGKTLLCGCEDVTPEEVQRAFAAGHRDLESVKRYTGFGTGPCQGKSCLALVARELLRLGATPGEVAPFTSRPPRQPVALGTLAALDPASLPAGADGIPPEAPPARPGEGALPPLPARADVVIIGGGVVGLALAYELARRGTTDVLVLEQAYLNFGASGRNGGGVRAQWSTPTLIDLARRSLARCDGLAVELGINVWFRRGGYLFLAPTREHVARLERNARLHAAHGLRTRILTPAEAVRVAPALEPSCFLAASHNPDDGVVFPWPFLWGYATRAEALGAKVRTFTRVTGFRASGPALTHVETDRGAVACGLVVNAAGAWSKQVAGLAGLATPNRPTRHEILVSEALEPWLDPLVSLLGTGLYFSQSQRGELVGGMGDPAEPEGVNQGSTLRFLARFARAATRLAPRLAGVKVVRQWAGCYDVTPDNNPILGPAGHANFFQVHGLVGHGFMMAPALAEDCADLITGRGRHELFDRFPLSRFQQGGAVREDFIIG; this is encoded by the coding sequence GTGGGTAAGACGCTGCTGTGCGGCTGCGAGGACGTCACGCCCGAGGAGGTGCAGCGCGCCTTCGCCGCCGGCCACCGCGACCTCGAGTCGGTGAAGCGCTACACCGGCTTCGGCACCGGGCCGTGCCAGGGGAAGAGCTGCCTGGCGCTGGTGGCCCGCGAGCTCCTGCGGCTGGGCGCCACGCCGGGCGAGGTGGCCCCGTTCACCTCGCGGCCGCCGCGGCAGCCGGTGGCCCTGGGCACGCTGGCCGCGCTCGATCCGGCCAGCCTGCCGGCGGGGGCGGACGGGATCCCGCCCGAGGCGCCGCCGGCCCGGCCCGGCGAGGGAGCGCTGCCCCCCCTGCCCGCCCGCGCCGACGTGGTGATCATCGGCGGCGGCGTGGTCGGGCTGGCGCTGGCCTACGAGCTGGCGCGGCGCGGCACCACCGACGTGCTGGTGCTGGAGCAGGCCTACCTCAACTTCGGCGCCTCCGGCCGCAACGGCGGCGGGGTGCGGGCCCAGTGGTCCACGCCGACCCTCATCGACCTGGCGCGCCGCTCGCTGGCGCGCTGCGACGGCCTGGCGGTGGAGCTGGGCATCAACGTCTGGTTCCGTCGCGGCGGCTACCTGTTCCTGGCGCCCACCCGGGAGCACGTGGCGCGGCTGGAGCGGAACGCGCGGCTGCACGCGGCCCACGGCCTGCGCACCCGCATCCTCACGCCGGCCGAGGCGGTGCGGGTGGCGCCGGCGCTCGAGCCGTCGTGCTTCCTGGCGGCCTCCCACAACCCAGACGACGGGGTGGTCTTCCCCTGGCCCTTCCTGTGGGGCTACGCCACCCGGGCCGAGGCCCTGGGCGCGAAGGTCCGCACCTTCACCCGCGTCACCGGCTTCAGGGCCAGCGGCCCCGCCCTCACCCACGTCGAGACCGACCGGGGCGCGGTGGCCTGCGGCCTGGTGGTGAACGCCGCCGGCGCCTGGTCGAAGCAGGTGGCGGGCCTGGCCGGGCTGGCCACCCCGAACCGGCCCACCCGCCACGAGATCCTGGTCTCCGAGGCGCTCGAGCCCTGGCTCGACCCGCTGGTCTCGCTGCTCGGCACCGGCCTCTACTTCTCGCAGTCGCAGCGCGGCGAGCTGGTGGGCGGCATGGGCGATCCCGCCGAGCCGGAGGGGGTCAACCAGGGGTCCACCCTGCGGTTCCTGGCCCGCTTCGCCCGCGCCGCCACCCGCCTGGCGCCGCGCCTGGCCGGGGTGAAGGTGGTGCGCCAGTGGGCCGGCTGCTACGACGTGACCCCGGACAACAACCCCATCCTCGGGCCGGCCGGCCACGCCAACTTCTTCCAGGTCCACGGCCTGGTGGGGCACGGCTTCATGATGGCGCCGGCCCTGGCCGAGGACTGCGCCGACCTGATCACCGGCCGCGGCCGCCACGAGCTCTTCGACCGCTTCCCGCTCTCCCGCTTCCAGCAGGGCGGCGCGGTGCGCGAGGACTTCATCATCGGGTAG
- the proC gene encoding pyrroline-5-carboxylate reductase: MALGQTIAFIGAGNMAEALVKGLLRAGVAAPQEIVCTDRRPERGPELAARYGVRVTQDNLAAVREAGVIVLSVKPQVMEKVLAEIGPALDASKLVISIAAGIPIVAIERKVGHGVRVIRTMPNTPALVGAGATALSPGEHATEADLVQARALFDAIGMTVVVDEPLLDAVTGLSGSGPAYIFLIIEALSDGGVKAGLARAQAQELAAQTVYGSAKLLIETGEHPGRLKDQVTSPGGTAIAGLHTLEAGGLRTTLMNAVEAATNRSRELGKRFLEQDED; encoded by the coding sequence ATGGCACTCGGACAGACCATCGCGTTCATCGGCGCCGGCAACATGGCGGAGGCCCTCGTCAAGGGGCTGCTCCGCGCCGGCGTGGCCGCCCCGCAGGAGATCGTCTGCACCGACCGTCGCCCGGAGCGCGGGCCGGAGCTGGCGGCGCGGTACGGCGTGCGCGTCACCCAGGACAACCTGGCGGCGGTGCGGGAGGCCGGCGTCATCGTCCTCTCGGTGAAGCCGCAGGTCATGGAGAAGGTGCTGGCCGAGATCGGTCCGGCGCTGGACGCCTCCAAGCTGGTGATCTCCATCGCCGCCGGCATCCCCATCGTGGCCATCGAGCGCAAGGTCGGGCACGGCGTGCGCGTCATCCGCACCATGCCCAACACCCCGGCCCTGGTGGGCGCCGGGGCCACCGCCCTCTCCCCGGGCGAGCACGCCACCGAGGCCGACCTGGTCCAGGCCCGGGCGCTCTTCGACGCCATCGGCATGACCGTGGTGGTGGACGAGCCGCTGCTCGACGCGGTCACCGGCCTGTCCGGCAGCGGCCCGGCCTACATCTTCCTCATCATCGAGGCGCTCTCAGACGGCGGCGTCAAGGCCGGCCTGGCGCGCGCCCAGGCCCAGGAGCTGGCGGCGCAGACCGTGTACGGCTCGGCCAAGCTGCTCATCGAGACCGGCGAGCACCCGGGCCGGCTCAAGGACCAGGTCACCAGCCCGGGCGGCACCGCCATCGCCGGCCTGCACACGCTGGAGGCCGGCGGCCTGCGCACCACCCTCATGAACGCGGTGGAGGCGGCCACCAACCGCTCGCGCGAGCTGGGGAAGAGGTTCCTGGAGCAGGACGAGGACTAG